The following are encoded in a window of Qipengyuania soli genomic DNA:
- a CDS encoding DUF1810 domain-containing protein has product MAAREDHPVDFDRFLAAQDHGVYEVALEEIQSGEKTSHWMWFVFPQIAGLGTSANAKKYALPDKHAAHGYATHEELGPRLYEATEAMLEWAGTMSAADILGQTDAMKFRSSMTLFEAACPEDDAVFNDAIEQFFEGERCSHTLERL; this is encoded by the coding sequence ATGGCAGCGCGCGAGGATCATCCGGTGGATTTCGATCGCTTCCTGGCCGCCCAGGACCATGGCGTTTACGAAGTTGCGCTCGAGGAGATCCAGTCAGGCGAGAAGACCAGCCACTGGATGTGGTTCGTCTTTCCCCAGATCGCTGGGCTCGGCACAAGCGCCAATGCGAAAAAGTACGCCTTGCCGGACAAGCATGCCGCGCATGGCTATGCCACCCACGAAGAACTCGGTCCTCGACTCTACGAGGCAACGGAAGCCATGCTTGAATGGGCCGGTACCATGTCGGCAGCGGACATCCTCGGCCAAACCGATGCGATGAAGTTTCGAAGCTCGATGACGCTGTTCGAAGCCGCATGTCCGGAAGACGATGCCGTTTTCAATGATGCTATCGAACAGTTCTTCGAAGGCGAACGCTGTTCGCACACGCTTGAAAGGCTATGA
- a CDS encoding YbhB/YbcL family Raf kinase inhibitor-like protein encodes MSSGSGGWVASAVGGGEVPANLTLGRVADERVLGRSGFALTSDAFRHGGELDPCFTACEEDSVAPPLEWTAPPPGAQEIALVVEDADKGHVHWAVWGIKPQKGKLLEGETPPRTGKNAYGNSEWLLPDPPLGEEHRYVFQLFALDLPLTLMPGATHEELVQQMDGHVTAAAVLTARFEGHEVEEWDADDLDDDD; translated from the coding sequence ATGTCGAGTGGTTCCGGGGGTTGGGTCGCAAGCGCTGTCGGTGGCGGTGAGGTTCCGGCCAATCTGACGCTCGGCAGGGTTGCGGACGAGCGCGTTCTCGGCCGGTCTGGCTTTGCGCTGACCAGCGACGCATTTCGCCATGGCGGCGAACTGGACCCGTGCTTCACCGCTTGCGAAGAAGATTCTGTCGCACCGCCGCTTGAATGGACCGCCCCTCCCCCAGGAGCGCAGGAAATCGCTCTTGTTGTCGAGGATGCCGACAAGGGCCATGTCCACTGGGCCGTCTGGGGCATCAAGCCGCAGAAGGGCAAGCTGCTCGAAGGCGAGACCCCGCCGAGAACCGGCAAGAACGCCTACGGCAATTCCGAATGGTTGCTCCCCGACCCGCCGCTTGGCGAGGAGCACCGCTACGTATTCCAGCTCTTTGCGCTCGATCTCCCGCTCACACTGATGCCGGGGGCGACGCATGAGGAACTCGTCCAGCAAATGGACGGACACGTGACCGCCGCCGCGGTTCTCACCGCCCGTTTCGAAGGCCATGAGGTCGAAGAATGGGACGCTGATGACCTCGACGACGATGACTGA
- a CDS encoding S41 family peptidase, with protein MGRTILSAALAFSLAACGGGGGNTIGGGGTGGGVGAADCSLGARQDWVLAQLNEWYLFPNLLDTSVNKANHSTLQSYIDALTAPSDQLFGADRTFTYITSIKEEDALINSGSNAGFGVRLSYDVAAGRVFVAEAFEGAPALAGGIDRGTEIIAINGQTVSALMASGGAAAVSNALGPSDPGVTRSLTIRQPSGAETTISVTKANYSLDPVSDRYGAKIIDNGGTKVGYINLRTFIVDDAKAQLRTAIGQFKAQGVTQVILDFRYNGGGLVTVAETLGDLLGANRVGQLFSKTLYRDSKASQNRTYNFAAEAQAIGATKIAVIGTEGTASASELVANAFIPYLNGNIALVGSDTYGKPVGQNGFDRSACDDRLRAVTFRTVNAANGGDYYSGLASVMPVTCAAGDDLLTPLGDPTEASISVALDYLAGRSCTAISQATKGTAAQEGAKRRLMGTPPKASAAQYQVPGLY; from the coding sequence ATGGGTCGCACCATTCTCAGCGCCGCGCTGGCCTTTTCGCTCGCTGCTTGTGGTGGCGGGGGCGGTAACACGATTGGTGGGGGTGGCACCGGCGGTGGCGTAGGCGCGGCCGATTGTTCGCTTGGCGCACGGCAGGACTGGGTTCTTGCCCAGCTCAACGAGTGGTACCTGTTCCCGAACCTGCTGGACACCAGCGTCAACAAGGCGAATCACAGCACATTGCAGAGCTATATCGACGCGCTGACTGCGCCGAGCGACCAGCTCTTCGGCGCGGACCGGACGTTCACCTACATCACCTCGATCAAGGAAGAAGACGCGCTGATCAACAGCGGTTCGAATGCCGGTTTCGGCGTTCGACTGAGCTATGATGTCGCCGCGGGACGCGTGTTTGTGGCAGAAGCTTTCGAGGGAGCTCCAGCCCTGGCGGGCGGGATCGACCGCGGAACCGAGATTATCGCCATCAACGGCCAGACCGTTTCCGCGCTTATGGCAAGCGGCGGTGCGGCAGCAGTGAGCAATGCGCTCGGCCCAAGCGACCCTGGGGTCACCCGTTCTCTTACCATCCGTCAGCCGAGCGGCGCTGAAACGACGATTAGCGTTACCAAGGCGAACTATTCGCTCGACCCCGTTTCCGACCGCTACGGCGCGAAGATCATCGACAACGGCGGCACCAAGGTCGGCTATATCAATCTTCGCACCTTCATCGTCGATGACGCCAAGGCTCAACTGCGGACCGCCATCGGCCAGTTCAAGGCGCAGGGCGTCACCCAGGTGATCCTTGATTTCCGCTACAACGGGGGCGGACTGGTCACTGTAGCCGAAACGCTGGGTGACCTGCTTGGCGCCAATCGTGTGGGGCAATTGTTCAGCAAGACCCTCTATCGCGATTCAAAGGCAAGCCAGAACAGGACTTACAATTTCGCTGCCGAAGCCCAGGCAATCGGAGCAACAAAGATCGCCGTAATCGGTACGGAAGGGACCGCCTCGGCAAGCGAACTCGTCGCAAATGCTTTCATCCCTTACCTCAACGGCAACATCGCTTTGGTAGGTAGCGATACCTACGGAAAGCCCGTGGGGCAGAATGGCTTCGACCGATCGGCCTGCGACGATCGCCTACGCGCAGTCACTTTCCGTACGGTGAATGCCGCGAACGGGGGCGACTATTATTCCGGCCTCGCCAGCGTGATGCCGGTTACCTGTGCTGCGGGAGACGATCTCCTGACTCCGCTGGGTGACCCGACCGAAGCATCGATCAGTGTCGCGCTGGATTATCTCGCCGGTCGTAGCTGTACCGCCATTTCGCAGGCGACGAAGGGCACGGCTGCGCAGGAAGGGGCCAAGAGGCGCCTGATGGGGACGCCACCCAAGGCGAGTGCAGCGCAGTACCAGGTACCGGGTCTCTACTGA
- a CDS encoding acyl-CoA dehydrogenase family protein gives MDFEPTERQAYWRDRVKNFIDAHVRPAVPTYKKQDAEGDRWKVIPVVEELKAKAKAEGIWNLFMPPRNDGHHHVDETYEFEGPGLTNLEYALCAEEMGRVGFASEVFNCSAPDTGNMEVFHRYGTREQKDQWLTPIMNGEIRSAFLMTEPFTASSDATNIETRIERDGDEYVINGRKWWSSGLGDPRCKVAIVMGKTDFSAGRHAAQSMLLMPLDNTPGVNILRHLPVFGYDDAPHGHMEVEMKDVRVPVTNMLLGEGRGFEIAQGRLGPGRIHHCMRTIGVAEEALAKMCKRLQEREAFGKPIYKHSVWEERVARARIDIDMTRLLCLKAADMMDKVGNKNAKQEIAMIKVQAPNMALKIIDDAIQAHGGGGVSEDYGLASAYAHQRTLRLADGPDEVHARSIARMEFAKHLPEAGPTANALRDGKAPTSGNDNLSSGDMGVAR, from the coding sequence ATGGATTTCGAACCGACAGAACGGCAAGCATACTGGCGCGACCGGGTGAAGAACTTCATCGACGCTCACGTCCGTCCCGCGGTCCCGACCTACAAGAAGCAGGACGCCGAGGGCGACCGGTGGAAGGTCATTCCGGTGGTTGAGGAGCTGAAGGCCAAGGCCAAGGCCGAGGGTATCTGGAACCTCTTCATGCCGCCGCGCAATGACGGCCACCACCATGTCGACGAGACATACGAGTTCGAAGGCCCTGGCCTGACCAACCTCGAATACGCGCTCTGCGCCGAGGAAATGGGCCGCGTCGGCTTCGCCTCGGAAGTGTTCAACTGCTCCGCGCCGGACACCGGCAACATGGAAGTGTTCCACCGCTACGGCACGCGCGAGCAGAAGGACCAGTGGCTGACCCCGATCATGAATGGCGAGATCCGCTCTGCCTTCCTCATGACCGAACCCTTCACCGCCTCGTCCGATGCGACCAACATCGAAACCCGGATCGAGCGTGACGGCGACGAATACGTCATCAACGGTCGCAAGTGGTGGTCCTCGGGCCTCGGCGATCCGCGCTGCAAGGTTGCGATCGTCATGGGCAAGACCGATTTCTCGGCCGGCCGCCACGCCGCGCAGTCGATGCTGCTCATGCCGCTCGACAACACGCCGGGCGTCAATATCCTGCGTCACCTGCCGGTGTTCGGCTATGACGATGCGCCGCACGGCCACATGGAAGTGGAAATGAAGGACGTCCGCGTCCCCGTCACCAATATGCTGTTGGGCGAAGGCCGCGGCTTCGAGATCGCGCAAGGCCGCCTCGGGCCGGGCCGCATCCATCACTGCATGCGCACCATCGGCGTTGCAGAAGAGGCGCTTGCGAAGATGTGCAAGCGGCTCCAGGAGCGCGAGGCTTTCGGCAAGCCGATCTACAAGCACTCGGTCTGGGAGGAGCGCGTCGCGCGTGCCCGTATCGACATCGACATGACCCGCCTGCTCTGCCTCAAGGCGGCCGACATGATGGACAAGGTCGGTAACAAGAACGCCAAGCAGGAAATCGCCATGATCAAGGTCCAGGCGCCGAACATGGCGCTCAAGATCATCGACGATGCGATCCAGGCGCATGGCGGCGGCGGCGTGAGCGAGGACTACGGTCTCGCCAGTGCCTATGCCCACCAGCGCACCCTGCGCCTTGCCGACGGCCCGGACGAAGTTCACGCCCGCTCGATCGCGCGCATGGAATTCGCCAAGCACCTGCCCGAAGCTGGTCCCACCGCCAACGCGCTGCGTGACGGCAAGGCCCCGACCTCGGGCAATGATAACCTGTCCTCGGGCGACATGGGAGTGGCGCGCTGA
- a CDS encoding dipeptidase, translating into MRRTAFLAASTILFAAPALAAPTPEQTAAAALEAAPVWDGHNDVPYALRERVGNVINDFDFVDTLDTATGDTKAMHTDLTRARKGHLGAQFWSVYVNASLPEAEAVQQVVEQIDVTKRLVSRYPSDMQLAFSADDVAKAMKARKIASLMGMEGGGGIGSSLAVLRQMYALGVRYMTLTHSKTLGWADSATDVPTHGGLTEFGENVVREMNRLGMLVDLSHVSEATMMDALDVAKAPVIFSHSGARAINGHARNVPDSVLARLPRNGGVVMVVALPGFLSEEQRQWFGARSGEEARLKALWQGQPDQVAAELAKWDAANPTPVATVSDMADHIDHIRKVAGIDHIGIGGDYDGMPNGPVGMEDVSGYPALFVELARRGYSQADLEKIASRNVMRVLREAETFAASEKAAPPIETPSGGAKDAD; encoded by the coding sequence ATGCGCCGCACCGCTTTTCTCGCTGCCAGCACCATCCTGTTCGCCGCACCTGCCCTTGCGGCGCCTACACCGGAGCAGACAGCTGCGGCCGCGCTGGAGGCGGCACCGGTATGGGACGGTCATAACGACGTCCCTTATGCCCTGCGCGAGCGGGTCGGCAACGTGATCAACGATTTCGATTTCGTCGACACGCTCGACACTGCCACTGGCGATACCAAGGCGATGCACACCGATCTGACGCGGGCCCGGAAGGGGCATCTCGGTGCGCAATTCTGGTCGGTCTATGTCAACGCAAGCCTGCCCGAGGCCGAGGCCGTCCAGCAAGTGGTCGAACAGATCGACGTCACCAAGCGCCTGGTCTCGCGTTACCCTTCTGACATGCAGTTGGCCTTCAGCGCCGACGACGTTGCCAAAGCAATGAAGGCGAGGAAGATAGCCTCGCTCATGGGCATGGAAGGCGGGGGCGGCATCGGATCGAGCCTGGCCGTGTTGCGGCAGATGTACGCGCTCGGGGTGCGCTACATGACGCTGACCCACTCCAAGACCCTGGGCTGGGCCGACAGCGCGACGGATGTGCCGACGCATGGCGGTCTCACCGAGTTCGGCGAGAATGTGGTGCGCGAAATGAACCGCTTGGGCATGCTCGTCGACCTCAGCCATGTCAGCGAGGCGACGATGATGGACGCGCTCGATGTGGCGAAGGCCCCGGTCATTTTCAGCCACTCGGGTGCTCGCGCAATCAACGGACACGCGCGCAACGTACCCGACAGCGTGCTGGCACGCCTGCCCCGAAATGGCGGAGTGGTCATGGTTGTCGCGTTGCCCGGCTTCCTGAGCGAGGAGCAGCGACAGTGGTTCGGGGCGCGATCGGGTGAAGAGGCGCGGCTGAAGGCGCTCTGGCAGGGGCAACCCGACCAGGTCGCGGCCGAATTGGCCAAGTGGGATGCCGCCAACCCGACACCGGTTGCGACTGTTTCCGACATGGCAGATCATATCGACCACATCCGCAAGGTTGCCGGTATCGACCATATCGGCATTGGCGGAGACTATGACGGCATGCCGAACGGACCGGTCGGCATGGAGGATGTTTCGGGATACCCAGCGTTATTTGTAGAGCTGGCACGCCGCGGGTACTCGCAGGCCGATCTCGAAAAGATTGCGTCTCGAAACGTGATGCGCGTTCTTCGCGAGGCGGAGACTTTTGCAGCGAGCGAGAAGGCCGCGCCACCGATTGAGACCCCGTCGGGTGGTGCCAAGGATGCCGACTAG
- a CDS encoding potassium channel family protein produces the protein MTGSDDSVEVITATFNEQLLVGAGMIALCVVIHGIGLFTIQRIISRESMTRRFEELEPLSFTGAVFTLVAVFAIIVIHFIEIWLFAFLYDHLGALHTFSDALYFSTISYATIGYSDASIHEQWRMVAALEGVLGVILLGWSTAFFVRVLGRLEGDDGKRR, from the coding sequence ATGACCGGCTCCGACGACAGCGTCGAGGTCATCACTGCGACCTTCAACGAACAGCTCCTGGTAGGAGCCGGTATGATCGCGCTTTGCGTTGTGATTCACGGAATCGGTCTTTTCACTATCCAGCGCATCATCTCCCGTGAATCGATGACGCGACGTTTCGAAGAACTCGAGCCGCTTTCGTTCACCGGAGCCGTCTTCACTCTGGTCGCGGTCTTCGCGATCATTGTGATCCACTTCATAGAGATCTGGCTGTTCGCATTCCTCTATGATCACCTCGGGGCGCTGCACACCTTCAGTGACGCCCTCTACTTCTCCACGATCAGCTACGCCACGATCGGGTATTCCGATGCCTCGATCCATGAACAATGGCGTATGGTAGCGGCTCTGGAGGGCGTACTCGGCGTCATCCTCTTGGGGTGGTCTACCGCCTTCTTCGTCCGCGTACTGGGTCGGCTGGAAGGCGACGACGGCAAACGCCGCTAG
- the dapD gene encoding 2,3,4,5-tetrahydropyridine-2,6-dicarboxylate N-succinyltransferase, producing the protein MSADLEAAIEAAWDDRANVTPQSADVRAAVNAALAMLDSGTGRVAEPDGNGGWKVNQWLKKAVLLSFRLNDNRVMEGGSAGHPAYDKVPSKFAGWDDARFRAAGFRVVPGAIAREGAYIAPGCVLMPSFVNIGAHVGEGTMIDTWASVGSCAQVGKNCHISAGAGIGGVLEPMQANPTIIGDNCFIGARSEIVEGVIVGEGCVVAMGVFITQSTKIVYRDTGEVIRGHIPPYSVVVPGSMPGKDGGPGLACAVIVKTVDAQTREKTGINELLRD; encoded by the coding sequence ATGAGCGCCGACCTCGAAGCAGCCATCGAAGCCGCGTGGGATGACCGCGCCAACGTCACGCCTCAGAGCGCCGACGTGCGCGCGGCGGTGAATGCTGCGCTTGCCATGCTCGACAGCGGCACCGGCCGCGTCGCCGAGCCCGACGGCAACGGAGGCTGGAAGGTCAACCAGTGGCTCAAGAAGGCCGTGCTCCTGTCCTTCCGCCTCAACGACAATCGCGTCATGGAAGGCGGCAGTGCCGGCCATCCGGCATATGACAAGGTGCCGAGCAAGTTCGCGGGATGGGACGATGCCCGTTTCCGCGCGGCGGGTTTCCGTGTGGTGCCCGGCGCGATCGCCCGCGAAGGTGCCTACATCGCCCCCGGCTGCGTGCTGATGCCCAGTTTCGTGAACATCGGCGCCCATGTCGGCGAAGGCACGATGATCGATACCTGGGCTTCGGTCGGCTCCTGCGCCCAGGTCGGCAAGAACTGCCACATCTCGGCAGGCGCCGGGATCGGCGGCGTGCTTGAGCCGATGCAGGCCAATCCGACGATCATCGGCGACAACTGCTTCATCGGTGCGCGTTCGGAAATCGTCGAGGGCGTGATCGTGGGTGAGGGCTGCGTCGTCGCCATGGGTGTCTTCATCACCCAGTCGACCAAGATCGTCTACCGCGACACGGGCGAAGTTATCCGCGGCCACATCCCGCCCTACTCGGTCGTCGTGCCCGGCTCGATGCCCGGCAAGGATGGCGGCCCTGGCCTCGCCTGCGCCGTAATCGTCAAGACTGTCGACGCCCAGACGCGCGAGAAGACCGGCATCAACGAGCTGCTGCGCGACTGA
- a CDS encoding SWIB/MDM2 domain-containing protein translates to MAGKNNALQKPVNLTPELEAVVGKGPMTRAQVTSKVWDHIKANNLQDSKDKRMINPDAKLGAVIGKDQISMFKMTGAVSKHMS, encoded by the coding sequence ATGGCTGGCAAGAACAACGCCCTGCAGAAGCCGGTGAATCTCACGCCGGAACTCGAAGCCGTCGTCGGCAAGGGTCCGATGACCCGCGCCCAGGTGACTTCGAAGGTCTGGGATCACATCAAGGCTAACAACCTGCAGGATTCCAAGGACAAGCGCATGATCAATCCCGATGCCAAGCTCGGCGCGGTGATCGGCAAGGACCAGATCTCCATGTTCAAGATGACGGGCGCCGTCTCGAAGCACATGAGCTAA
- a CDS encoding DUF2945 domain-containing protein: MSKSNSYRTNQYVQWNWGNGTGTGQITERFERKVTRTLEGSEITRNGTKDDPAYLIEQEDGSEVLKLGSELSEAS, translated from the coding sequence ATGAGCAAGTCGAACAGTTACCGGACGAACCAGTATGTCCAATGGAACTGGGGCAATGGCACTGGCACGGGCCAGATTACCGAGCGGTTTGAGCGGAAGGTAACTCGTACCCTCGAGGGGAGCGAGATCACGCGGAACGGGACGAAGGACGACCCTGCCTACCTGATTGAACAGGAAGACGGCTCCGAGGTCCTCAAGCTGGGGTCCGAATTGTCGGAGGCGAGCTGA
- a CDS encoding Zn-dependent alcohol dehydrogenase: MAKAAILESVGGLTIGEVELADPGPHEVLIDTKACGLCHSDLHFIEGAYPHPLPAIPGHEAAGVVRAVGSEVKTVKPGDHVVSCLSAFCGHCEFCVTGRMALCLGADTRRAPDAKPRIMRADGSGPVGQMLNLSAFCEQMLIHEHACVAIDKDMPLDRAAVIGCAVTTGAGTIFNACKVVPGETVAVVGCGGVGLAAINAAKIAGAGKVIAIDPIAEKRDLAQVLGATHAVDAMADDAVDQVMKISGGGVHHAIEAVGRQASADLAVKILRRGGTATILGMMPLDCKVGLGALDLLSGKKLQGAIMGMNHFPVDLPRLVDFYMRGLLDLDTIIAERIPLEKINEGFEKMKGGHSARSVVVFD; encoded by the coding sequence ATGGCAAAAGCGGCAATCCTCGAGAGTGTCGGCGGACTGACGATCGGCGAGGTCGAACTCGCCGATCCCGGCCCGCACGAGGTCCTGATCGACACCAAGGCCTGTGGCCTGTGCCACTCGGACCTGCATTTCATCGAGGGTGCCTATCCGCACCCGCTGCCGGCCATTCCGGGCCACGAGGCGGCGGGTGTGGTCCGCGCGGTAGGAAGCGAAGTGAAGACGGTGAAGCCGGGCGACCACGTCGTCTCCTGCCTCTCCGCCTTCTGCGGCCACTGCGAATTCTGCGTCACGGGCCGCATGGCGCTGTGTCTCGGGGCCGATACTCGCCGTGCGCCCGACGCCAAGCCACGCATCATGCGTGCTGACGGCAGCGGACCGGTCGGCCAGATGCTCAACCTATCGGCATTCTGCGAACAGATGCTGATCCACGAACATGCCTGCGTCGCCATCGACAAGGACATGCCATTGGACCGCGCTGCGGTGATCGGGTGCGCGGTAACCACCGGTGCGGGTACGATCTTCAACGCCTGCAAGGTCGTCCCCGGCGAAACCGTCGCCGTCGTCGGTTGCGGCGGCGTAGGACTCGCGGCGATCAATGCGGCCAAGATAGCGGGCGCGGGCAAGGTCATCGCCATCGATCCGATTGCCGAAAAGCGCGACCTTGCGCAGGTCCTCGGCGCGACCCATGCGGTCGATGCCATGGCCGACGATGCCGTCGACCAGGTGATGAAGATCTCGGGTGGAGGCGTGCATCACGCGATCGAAGCTGTGGGTCGGCAGGCCTCTGCCGACCTCGCGGTCAAGATCCTGCGCCGCGGCGGGACCGCGACGATCCTCGGCATGATGCCGCTCGACTGCAAGGTCGGCCTCGGCGCGCTCGACCTGCTGTCGGGCAAGAAGCTGCAAGGCGCGATCATGGGGATGAACCACTTCCCCGTTGACCTGCCGCGCCTGGTGGATTTCTACATGCGCGGCCTGCTCGATCTCGACACGATCATTGCCGAGCGCATCCCGCTCGAGAAGATCAACGAAGGCTTCGAAAAGATGAAGGGGGGCCACTCCGCTCGCAGCGTGGTGGTGTTCGACTGA
- a CDS encoding phosphotransferase family protein, whose protein sequence is MAEQAAAPIDFDKEMVGTVEVSDADKMDLDALTAWFEANVEGYEGPISYSKFKGGQSNPTYRIDTPSRSYVLRRQPFGKLLPSAHAVEREYKAMHALGPTGFPVPKTYGLCEDPEVIGSKFFVMGLADGRSLWNGSLPNNTPEERREIYNSMIDTFADLHTTDPKAIGLSDFGKPTDYCARQISRWTKQYKLSETEHMPKMERMIEWLPETIPPQHESSVVHGDYRLDNMIFHKTENRVLAVLDWELSTLGDPIADFSYLMLNWHNPADGRAGLQGLDLKALGIPTQEEAVERYVARTGYPVPPMDWYFAYNLFRLAGIMQGIKKRVIDGTASSAHAKSMSDRVAPLVDRAYDFAVAAGMD, encoded by the coding sequence ATGGCGGAACAGGCTGCAGCACCGATCGATTTCGACAAGGAAATGGTCGGCACCGTCGAGGTGTCCGACGCCGACAAGATGGACCTCGACGCGCTGACCGCGTGGTTCGAGGCCAATGTCGAAGGATACGAAGGGCCGATCAGCTATTCGAAGTTCAAGGGCGGGCAATCGAACCCGACCTATCGCATCGACACGCCGAGCAGGTCATACGTGCTGCGCCGCCAGCCCTTCGGCAAGCTGTTGCCCAGTGCCCATGCGGTCGAACGCGAATACAAGGCCATGCATGCACTCGGGCCGACAGGTTTCCCCGTGCCCAAGACCTATGGCCTGTGCGAAGACCCGGAGGTCATCGGGTCGAAGTTCTTCGTCATGGGCCTCGCCGACGGGCGGTCCTTGTGGAACGGTTCGCTGCCGAACAATACGCCCGAAGAGCGGCGCGAAATCTACAATTCGATGATCGATACCTTCGCCGATCTCCACACCACCGATCCCAAGGCGATCGGACTTTCGGACTTCGGCAAGCCGACAGACTATTGCGCGCGCCAGATCAGCCGCTGGACCAAGCAGTACAAGCTGTCCGAAACCGAGCACATGCCGAAGATGGAGCGGATGATCGAATGGTTGCCCGAGACCATTCCGCCGCAGCACGAAAGCTCTGTCGTCCATGGCGATTACCGTCTCGACAACATGATCTTCCACAAGACCGAGAACCGCGTGCTCGCGGTGCTCGACTGGGAATTATCGACGCTGGGCGATCCGATTGCGGACTTCAGCTACCTCATGCTCAACTGGCACAATCCCGCCGACGGTCGCGCAGGGTTGCAGGGGCTGGACCTCAAGGCGCTGGGCATCCCGACACAGGAAGAGGCGGTTGAGCGTTACGTCGCTCGCACCGGCTACCCGGTCCCGCCGATGGACTGGTACTTCGCCTACAACCTCTTCCGCCTCGCGGGCATCATGCAGGGCATCAAGAAGCGCGTCATCGACGGCACGGCCTCGTCCGCCCACGCCAAGTCGATGTCGGATCGCGTCGCGCCGCTGGTCGACCGCGCGTATGACTTCGCCGTCGCCGCAGGGATGGACTAG
- a CDS encoding DoxX family protein, translating into MTRVRTMLRYVMGVFYALAGYAHLASPEPFLTITPRWVPLPETVVFWTGVAELLGALALVQGWYPKLRKAGAIGLALYAVCVFPANIHHFALDMARPDGGLGLGYHVPRMFAQPLLVWLALWTGGVTDWPLRRR; encoded by the coding sequence ATGACCCGCGTCCGGACCATGCTGCGCTACGTCATGGGTGTGTTCTATGCGCTTGCAGGCTACGCGCACCTCGCTTCGCCGGAACCCTTCCTGACAATCACGCCGCGCTGGGTACCGCTGCCGGAAACCGTCGTGTTTTGGACCGGGGTGGCCGAGCTGCTCGGCGCGCTTGCACTGGTTCAGGGCTGGTACCCGAAGCTCAGGAAGGCAGGCGCGATCGGCCTCGCGCTCTATGCAGTTTGCGTGTTTCCAGCGAATATCCATCACTTCGCGCTCGACATGGCGCGGCCCGATGGCGGGCTGGGCCTCGGCTATCATGTGCCAAGAATGTTTGCGCAGCCACTGTTGGTGTGGCTGGCCTTGTGGACCGGCGGCGTAACGGACTGGCCGCTACGCCGCCGATGA